The sequence TATTCAAAAGCAAaggaaaaaattaatttctaaaatgtGGAGTTTATTTTTCTGGAGTTCAGTTTCTAGACTATTGAGAgggttctttttttccttttaattttCTAGGATCATATTATGTGTCATCTGTTTGCGACTATCTTTAActccaaacaaagaaaaatcttTTGTGACAATCTGGTATTAGGATTCTTTAAAATGCGGTTAACGAAGATACACAGTCACAAAACAGCTGTGGAGACTTATCATAACACATTGCCACTAAACAGAAGAGATTAGGTCAAATCAGGTTAATTATTCAGATCGGCTGCCTTTTTGATACCCATGCCTGACCTTACGGGACATTGGAGTTTAACATGGGATTTATGCTTAAGTCAAGTTAGATAATGCACATAAAGCTGCAATTGGACTAGCATCCGGTCAATTAGAGGGTTCTCAAAGACTGATTTTGACTAGGGTCTAAATTTGGAGCAACTACTATAGTCTTAATCGAGAAATTTAACCGTTACTTAGATAGGTCCCATAAAATCAAGTTAGCCTAGTTAGCCATGCTCATAGTTAGGCTGGCGCGAGATCATAGCCATGGTCTATGCCCCCTGGTGAGTTGGGATCTCAAATAATGCTCATGTTCAAATTGAGTAGGATAGGAGTCGGACAAACATAAGTTAAAATTGATCGCATCCATGGCTGGCTAGAACTAACCTAGATTAATCCCATTCACAATTCCAATTGAGAGTCAAATTCCCCTAATGCTTTTAAGAATAGTGGGATACATAGTGGAATTTAATCATCTTAAGTTCTTATTGAGATCGCTTTTGTTTGTGTAAGTAATTTGCTTGCTTCTAGTCTTAGCTATCGAGTATTATGGTTTGCTTTTTATttgatgaacatatcatttgtatTCATTTGACTTCTTTGAATGCACTAGTACAAGTTTGACAAACCACACTTTCGGACACAAAACAGAACGGGTTAGTTGGCGGCAGTAAACAACCATCTGCTAGATTTTTTACATAATctggtaaataaattgacatttACAAACATGGAACATATTCAGATGCTTAATTTGGCATAAGGATTCATCCAAATTACAAAATGCTGGCTGCTTATTGCGTAAGTTGTTGAACATATTGTAATAGCAGGTACAGCAGTTgaaatttttcatgattttttccctttttttttttgttagaaaaGCATACAAGGCATCTCCGTGTCCAGGATTCAAGACATTTTTGCTCCAAGATTGAATGAATTAACTCCACCTTAGGATCATCGAGTCGTGCCATTAATGATGCAGCCATTTCGTTTTCTCAGTGAAGCTACCGATGGGTTCTTTCATCTAATTACATCCAATGAAAAATGATAGTTAATATTCGCCTGCAATAGATAATTAGTATTGTGTTCTTCTGCAAAACCTGTATCAAAGGAAAATATGAATGCAATGCAAGCTATTCAAGAATAATTTGTGTTAATATATGGTATTGATGGTCAGTGTCATGACTTCAAAGGTCCTCTAGTGGAAATTCTAATCCTTGGTGGATTACCATGTCGTAGCAGCTTCTCATATTAGTGTCCCAGGTGACAGACGAACCATTAACCTGAAacataagaacataaaataaatgtACCAATTAGTTGCTTGTGATAAAGTGGCGATTGATGCTATGCTCTGCTCTAAACCAATAGCTGTTTGCTTACAGTAGTTACGGTGTAACATGAATCCATGAATGCTTCTGGCACTGCTGCAGGTGCACTCATGGTCCTGCGAAGGGCCAACTCTGGATGATCCAAGGCCATGTCGAGCCCACCTCGTGCGACTGCTTGCTCCGAGTTGTTGAACGGAAGATAGGATAGGGCCACGGGCTCGCATGGCATCCCAGCTGGCGGACAAGTTGTGCTCGAAACTGGGTCCATCTACAATAACATCAAGAGAGCTACGTACGTTATTACGAATGACAATGACAACACATCAAAAgtggaggaaaaggaaaaagaaaagaagaagctgaGGCTTCACTTTGATTCTTATATCACGAATTCTGACTCAAGTTTAACAAAGGAGTGGACCTCTGGATACAAATATCTTTGTCATTTGTGATAAATGGCTACTTGTAGTTCGAACTTCAGCTTAATTAGTCGCCAACTTTTATGGACAGTAGCAGTCATTCTCTAAGTCATTCTTCGGGGAAATCTATGAAAATAGAGCTAATTAATTAGAGAGTTGATTAGGCCACCATCAAGTGGGATCCAGTGCAATTATAACTACGACAGTTTGACGAGTGGGCACCATTGATGTGCATCCTACCAAGGCCATTAATTTGTTGCAAGAAGTGTCTCACTTCAACCATGCTAGGTGTACGTAATTAAGTGACATAACAGTTGAACTCCTTTTTGAAAGAGTTTCTGTGGAGTGTTTGGATGTGCCATCGAATGTGTTTGACAACTGCAAATCTTGCAATTCTTGCATTGAAATGATTGGGGATGTCTCCGCGGTTGTAACAGTGATTGCACTGTTACCTAAACCATGTTGCaactaaaatcaaatttaattaaTCTGAAACTCTGGCTTACTGCTTGCTAATATTGAGTGAAACTGTTCAGTAACTTTTATGTCTGAATCAAAAATGTACAGCATCTATGTAATGATAAATTAATACCAACCCTCGCAAAAAAAGCCTCGAGATAACAGGATTTATGCCTCCTATATATAGAAGGACGCACCACCCAAGCTCACGGCCCTTCACCTCTAACGTTGGATTCACTAAATGCTAAACCTAGTTCTTTAAGGTTCCCCCCGGCTAGTTTGTGAGGGTTGATTTCTTCCAAGTTCCAAAGGACAAAACTGGCACAGGCCCAGTTACTATCAGATTCAGTGACATCCACTAGGGGCCTAGCTACCTAAGCAGGACTCCCCATGAGGCCTGCCCCAGCCTGCAAGAGTGCGAAACTTGCATTAACTTGTCCGAGCGCTTTCAGTTCGCGTATTCAATACACCCCTTGTATATATTCTCCATTTGCAAACTGACTTTGAACAACATCTAACTGTGTAATTGCTTCTTTTAAAGCTCAGAGAGCAGTAAATTCTTTGTTCCCCAAAGCAGAGGAAGCTTATCCTTGCGTCGGTCATGTCTTGTACAGGCGGACCCAGGTTTTATTACCTTTATAGTACTGTCTATAATGCAGTTTCTTGATGTTTAACTGGGAAGAAATTTACCTCTTTGCTGAAGAATTCGTCGATATTGTATTCGAGTGTTGAATTCGCACTGGCCAGTTTCATCGACAAAAACTAAGGAAATTCAAACAGATAGACTATCAATATACAATCTATTttggattccaaagtaaaattaTTAGCCTGAAGGCATGGCTCTACCTCAACTTGTTTCTGAAGCGATTGAACATAGTTGATGATCTCATCAAGCATGCTAGCCTTGCCCGTTATCTTGTTGCACCCCGGCACAAGATCTTGTAAAAACTTCATTCTTTCGCTGATCTTTTCTCTCCTTACCTGCACCAACTTTCCTTGTTCAGTTCCATATACGATTCAATTTTCCCAAACACCATCTCAAAGCAAAGAAGATGATATATATACTCTTTCAGCCAAGCTATGTCTATCGGTGGCTTGGCCCCGTCGAGCTCTCACGTGGATGTAGTCCTGCATCGGCGCCAATGCTTTTGAATTCTCCTTTGAGTTCTCACCCgaagtttctttcttcttgtcGTTACTGTTGGATTGTTGGTTTTCCACTTCTGGCTTCACCACCAATACTGTGCCATCACCAGTGCAACCCACCTGGTCAAAGAAGTCAAAGTCCTTACTAACTCTTTAATCATGCAATTGCTTTGTATATAATTATGTGAAAGAGAGGAAGTATTGAGAGTCGATCACCTTTCCACTATGAAATGCGTCAGCCTTCCTCTTCTTAGAGGCACTGGTAGTGCTCTCTTTCTGCAACGGAGAAGAGCCCAACATGGTATAGCGGTTATTGAGCTGCTGCTTGCTCTCCTCCTCCTTGTCCTTCCCATAGCTACTGCAGATGGTTGTGGGGCGGTTTTCTTGGTCTATACAGCTAGCTAGTAGATAGCTATCATTTGCATAGCAACGGTTGCTTAAAGTAAAGTAGGAACCCTGCTGTGGTTGATGCCATTTGAGCCGGTCCAAAAGGTTCCGGTCCGAAGTTGCCATGCTGGTGTTGGTCCCAGAGACGGGCCGGTGCATCAACATATTTAGCATTGCGCTCAAAAGATAGAGACAAATTAGAAGAGATAGAGTGTGCGTAGCTGCCTAGCAACTGGTGATAAGAGGACTCGCTTTCCCCTCTCCTTAGCTTTATATAGAAGGAAAATAACAAGCTCTCACCAACTCCCCTCTCttcgctctctctttctttcttcttcctggaCTTGGAGTACATATTTACACGGGAGAATGGCGTCCCGGTGATGGGTTTATTGTCTCGGTACATAGACTTTAGACTCAGCCCCGAATTAAATTGAGAGGGAGAGAGTGATGGCTGTAGCCGGGCTCACAGAACCAGAGCCCGGAGATGAAGCAATCATGTCGCGACAAAGTGGGGCCCCTGGCTCCCTGAGTGCACTGTGGGCCCACCAAGGACTTGACGGACACGTGGGCTTGTCTCCGAAAAGCAAGCCAGGCTGGAGGAGGACGCGGGCGTCCGGACGTCAATAACGTAGGATCGCCGTTGGAAACCGGGTAGCTCCCGAAACCGTGGGTGGCGCACGTGGTTTATGTGGCCACGTGGCAATCTTTAATTGGTTGCATGTAACGGTTGTGGGCGGCGTATCTCAGGGTGCGTTCACGTGAAGGAGCTTCCACTGGCCCAGCTACCCAAGTGGCCGTAACGTCTTGGCTTTTATTTGTCAGTGCTTCTTCAGGAAATCTCTGGAACTGTTACCGCCTGCTACCTCCCGGATTCCCTGCCCGTTACCTCAGCCTTCAGTGCAGCACCGATTCGTTAGCCGTTTGTTTTGCTGCCAACAGGAATGACAGCGGATAGAATAttcataaaatttatattttttatatttaaaattttgctattcgaatttcttctaaatttgattaaaaatttatctaaaaatttcaaactTATTTCGTCTAAAAAAGTAGTAATCCATCCGATATACGAATCCATCCGATTAATTTTTATTTCGATCGATTATTCGGATCAGATCAGATGCCCGACCcgaaattataaaaataaaaaaatattaagtaaaaatatgtataaatataattttgcaagaTAAATAAGTTTTTTAACTTAATAGTAAAGATATAAATTAGATGTCATCGGATTTTGAGGTTTCACTCtcctcacaatatatatatatatatatatatatatatatatatatatatataatcgtATTCGGATAGTGGATATTCGAGGGTCAAATAATAATTCGTCGCAAACTCtaacaaattttaattttaaattccaAACCTATTCcaaattttgtaaaattttgCTAAATGAATTCTATTAATATTCGAAATAGGTCagatatccaaaaaaaatcgtCCGGCTACCATTCGTGCCATGTTGCTGCATTTTAAGTACTGAATAAGTGTATGGAGTTCCATATTTCAAAGTTCTCATCAATTCAACTATATTAATTAACTTAGCCAAATAAAAAAGCGAAAGAAACTTAGCCAGGTTTCTAAGCTATGCAATTGAATTAATTTTATAGATTGTGAAAGTTAGTTTGTGATCAGAATTGGAGATACGATGTAAAAAAGAGAGCCATcgctttgaaagaaaaaaaggtgaATCAATATATTAGTATTTAGCATAGTATCTCTATTAGTATAGAACAAAAACTATCAATCTAGCCTAATACTATCACTTACCTATGGATCCGACACATATAgttttgttatatatatatatatatatatatatatatatatatatatatatatatatatatatatatatgtgtgtgtgtgtgtgcgcgcgcatCCCCTGTCGAGAGGGCGGCAGATGGATTGATTAAGATTTAAATGACAAAGCTGCAACCCTCCGATAATACAATTCGACATACCTCGGATATATTCTGCTTCCCAAAAGCCTCCAACCCTGCTTCCGGGTTTACACGGCCCAAGAGACTCGACTTGTAGGGATTTGATGGGATTCACAGTAATTGGGCCATTCACGAGGCTTGACATCAAGCATACATGCATAGAATTGATCAGAACCAGTTTGAAAAATGGTTAGGTCATATGTAACCTTTTCCCTTCTTCCCTTAAGACACGCCAATTCACTTGCACCATTTTTGTCTTGGTTCAACTCCATTCTCTTGTACCTTTCCGTGCATGATCCAAGAATCCAAGAGAACAGCTGATTAAGATACGCTTTATGAGAAACTGAAACTTTCTGTATGGCCCGGACTTTCAGTATGGCACACATTTCGGTACATTTAACTGTCAAAAACGTCAAGTTGGCGTGAATTACTGGAGGCAGCCTCAAGCACGACAGGTCATATACTACGGGATTAAAGAATGTTTCTTTGGTGTATCCTTATCTTTACGGAGACGGAGGTGGCAGGACCACAAATTATTTTGCAGAAACGAGAGGATTAGTGGTTTACCTGAAATTGTTCCAGAAATATCTTCCAAGGTTCAAACGCAATACACTTTGCCCTCTGCAGCCTTCAACTGCGGTTTTATCTTCGGGCTAAAGCAGACTGTTGATTTCAAAATATTCATTTTTTGGCTTCAAGCAGAAAAGTAGCGCTCCAAAATCCCTACGAGGTTTTGCCTAGTAGTTTCGGCAAGCAATAGACAATCATTAGTAAAGAGAAGGTATGAGATCGGTTGGGCCCTTGAAGCCGgcgtataaatatccaaaaccTCATTCAGGGTAGCTGCTTGGAGGGTGCAAAACAGGATATTAGCATAGATGATAAAGAGGTATACGGATGGTGGGCAATCTTGACACAGGCCGACCAAAGAAGTGAACTTCATCAGCATAAACATAGCTTAGAATCCAGCTGATCCATGCTCCACAAACCGAAACTCTCCAAGGCATACATTACAAAGTCTCAGCTCATACTTGCATAAGCTCTCTTTATATCCAACTTGATAGCCATAAGACTGTGAGGATAAGAGGCCAACTGGAGGTCATGCATAACTCTTGGATGATAAGCACATTATCCGTGATATGCGACCACTTACAAATGCCTCATGCTATAGGCTAATAAGATGAGGAAGGACTGGCATTATTTTGATCATCATGATCTTTGCAATAGCTTGGTACTTGGTGGTATAAAGGCTTATCAGTTTATAGTGGTTAGGCTCATATGCATCCTACCTCTTTGGAATAAGGGTGACAAAGGACTTCTTTCAAACACCTGGCATCACTGTCGAGGAGAAGAACTGCTGAATGGCGATAATCACATCATGGTAGGAAGGACATCGACATATCACCCCCCAAGACTAGCTACCCACCTTGATCTAAAGAATTGAAAGATCTCATGTTTGATAGCCTCAGCACTACCAATCGCCTGCCCATTGCTATCCCTCAACCtttgaatacaatttctttatCTTCTAATGATCGTGGATTGATGAAAGATTTTGGTATTCTTATCCTCCTTTTTGATCCACTGCACCATTGACTTCTTCGGCCAAAAGGTGTCCTGCTGCCTCCATGGAGAGTGATGCTCGGAGGGCTGCCTCTTGAGATCTGCCAACTCCTCAGGAGATAAACTTCCTTCTTGGTTCGGCCCTTCCGCAACTGAAGAACGACAATAGAATCCAATCTTCTAAACATATTGCCCAACTCTACTCGATTCCAACTCCGAAGCTTTCATTAGCGAGCTCCAATTTATAGATAACTCTATACACGACATCACAGTGCACCAGAACCTTTCAAGCACCTCGCACAGTATCCCACGATTAAGGATAAGAAATCCATAATTTTTCAAATTGAAAAGGACAATGATAAGCAATACTAGCAATAGTGCAAATCAATATTAGACAGTAGTCCGAGGCAATGTGAGGCAAGTGATTCACCCGGTACTTAGGAAATTGTTGGATCCAGGTGGCCATGGTGAAAGCCCTATCAATCCTTTTCTAGACGTTGGTGTAGCCTAGTTAATTGCTACGCTGGATGAAATTGGGTCAAATGAAGCCAAGATCAATCAGGCTATTCACTGCGATGAAATTTCAAAACTCCCTAATCTCAATTTTATCGGTGATCCGatcagagagaagaaaaattttcttcaacCTGCTCAACTTGAATCTTTCGAAAGAAAACTATAAGAAGatggaaaatttttgaaagtcatgctttaaatcttcttttcttttattgatcattCACACCTCTTAAAATGAGGTACATAGTTCCTATTTATAATACTAGTGAGGTTGCCTCCCTTTCGTAATTTGGGTTGGATTTCTTTTCTAGTTAGAATAGGACTAGAcatcctaaaataaatatgattaataaaaatattctagaaaaaactaaaatttacaaatatttttttaaaaaataaaattcttgaGGAGGTAGATCTTGACTTCTACTTCAACTATGCCTTCTGTCGCTCCACGTGATTCTCTTAGATAGAGAGCTATGCCTGATTCTTCTTGGATAGAGCTATGCCCACTTAAagttttatccaaaaaaaaaactttttgtttAACCAGTCTGTTTTGTGGCCTAAATGATGGAATTTCAACCCAATTCAATCTCCTAGGAGATTGGCCGAAAGTTGTAAATATCGAAAAGTTATCCAATTTCATAAAAAAGATTATTTTAATCGGGCATTGTATGACCAAATTATGGCTTCTGAAAGTTTGGCTGCAACTCAGCTTTTCAATGTGGTGGATCTTACTCTTGAACTCTATCCAGCCCCGTTCATAGCAGTCAAAGTGTTCCATATCGAGCCAGGTGATCCTTCCGAATACTCGTAGTGGCTAGAGTATTCTATATTGAGTATGGTGATCCTTCTGAATACTCATAGTGACCAAAGTATTCCACATCGATTTTGACAATTTCTTCAGAATACTTATAATGGCCAAACTGCTCTACACAAGTTGGACACTtcatttcaaagaaaacacttCTCTCTATACTAAGTGCCACCGTACACAGTCGATAAGATCCAAGATTTTTCATTGCTTTCTCTTTTAATCTAAAACTCTGAGGCTTGACTTATGCTTCCTAAGTTTATTTTCCTCTTTAAAGTGATGTAGCAccatctaccaaaaaaaaaaagtgatctaGTACGCTGCTGAATCCCAAGTATGGACCACTACTCGGCATTATTGCTTTACGTTATcactgagaaaaagaaaaattgttcCATGAATAAATTATCTATCTGATATCTCATTTATTTGGCACTATGAGTAAACAAGTGGAAGGTCCTCC is a genomic window of Phoenix dactylifera cultivar Barhee BC4 chromosome 4, palm_55x_up_171113_PBpolish2nd_filt_p, whole genome shotgun sequence containing:
- the LOC103722063 gene encoding transcription factor BEE 2-like, which gives rise to MLNMLMHRPVSGTNTSMATSDRNLLDRLKWHQPQQGSYFTLSNRCYANDSYLLASCIDQENRPTTICSSYGKDKEEESKQQLNNRYTMLGSSPLQKESTTSASKKRKADAFHSGKVGCTGDGTVLVVKPEVENQQSNSNDKKKETSGENSKENSKALAPMQDYIHVRARRGQATDRHSLAERVRREKISERMKFLQDLVPGCNKITGKASMLDEIINYVQSLQKQVEFLSMKLASANSTLEYNIDEFFSKEMDPVSSTTCPPAGMPCEPVALSYLPFNNSEQAVARGGLDMALDHPELALRRTMSAPAAVPEAFMDSCYTVTTVNGSSVTWDTNMRSCYDMMKEPIGSFTEKTKWLHH